CGCGCTCGGAAAGCTCTATCTCCAACTCGAGGATGAGGAGCACGCGCGCCCGCTGCTCGAATCGGTGCTCGCCAAGGACCCCTTCGATTTCGAGATCCGAAACCTGCTCACGTCCGAAAGCAAGCGCCGTCTCGGCGACGAGGCCGCGAAGGTCTATGAAAAGGCGGTGGAGGAGGGCGATCAGGACACGATCGACCTGTTCAACGCAAGGCCGAAGACGCGCCGCACGATCGACATCGACCAGATTCTCGCGGAAGACGTGGGACCGGTCGCGCCGGTCGAGAAGCGGGTGCGTGCAACCGATCACATGCTCGACGGGCTGGAAAACGTCGAGGATTCCATCGAGGCCGAAGCCGACAAGATCATGGCGACGCTCGACGAGCACGAATCCCGCGAGCGCGACGACATTTACTCGGCCTACCGGCGCGAGCACCGCGACGCTTACGACGGAAAGGAAAAGGACCTCCACTCGGCCGCGGTGGCGGCTCAGATCCACATGGAGGTTTCCTTGATCGAAGAGGCGCTGCACCTCGTGCGCAAGCTGCGTCGAGACGAACAGGCGGACGCCGAACTCGGCGATCTGGAAAAGCGACTGGGCGAGGCGCTGGAGATCAAGGAGACGGAGCTTGACCGCGTCGAATCCGTCGATTGGGTCGCGGACCAATAAGCCTTCGCCGGTGGTTACGCTTCGCGTGTAACTTTCATGGGACTCACGAATCGCGGCGCAAGAAAAACGGGACCGGCCAAACCGGTCCCGTCGTGAACTCCTCATACAACCCGATCACACACCTTCGTCCTCGCCCTCGCGCGGCGCGTAGTAGTCCTGCGGCACCTCGGTGAGCAGGCAGCCCGGCGTGTCGCCGATCAGGTCCGTGCGGCCGATCTCCTTGAGCGCCTCATACACGAAGTGCGCGTTCTCCGGACGGTAGTAGTTCATCAGCGCGCGCTGGAGCTTGCGTTCGCGGAACGAAAGCGGGCGATACATGTGGTCTTCGTCCACGGGGTCCTGCCCCGTGTACGCCATGCACGCGCTCGCCGTGCCGGGCGCCGGAACGAAATCGAGGATGTAATTCGACTTCAGCCCGAACTCGTCCATGAACATGGACGTCTCGAGCGCGTCGTCCATCGTCGACCCCGGATGCGACGCCATGAAGAACGGCACGACCTCGGTGTCGTCGAGCATTTCAAACTTCTCGAAGACCTTGTGCACGCGCTCGAAGAACCTCCGTGTCGTACCCGGCTGGTATTTGCGGATGCGGCGCGTGACGGCGTCGTTGACGTGCAGCGGCGACGGCTTGAATTTGCCGTGCGTGAATCGCGTGAGGAGCAGTTCCTCGAGCTCGGGCCCGTGCGCCTCGGTTTCGAGCAGGTCGTAGCGGAAGTTCGACGAGATGTACGCTTCGTCCACGCCCTCGAGGTCGAGCACGTTCTTGAGCAGTTGCAGATACGGTCCCTGGTCGGCGTTGAGTTTCTCGCACTTGTCCGGGAACGTGCACGACGCGCGCTGGCACGATTCGCCGCCGCCGTTGGCGTCGGTCATCTTGGAGCACGTCAGCCGGTACGCGTTGCCCACGGGCCCACCGATGTTGCTGATGACGTTTCTGAAGTAGTGGTAGCCGGTCATCGTGCGCGCTTCCTCGAGGATCGATTCCTCCGAGCGCGAGGTCACGTATCGGCCCTGGTAGGCGTGGTGCGTGCAGAAGCTGCATCCGGCCGGGCAGCCTCGATGCGACACCAGCGAAAATTTGATCGTCTCGAAGTTGGGAATCGGCCCCTGCTTCTTGTACTTCGGGTGCGGCGTGCGCACGAACGGCAACGTGAACAGCTCGTCGAGTTCCGCCGTGGAGAGCGGGATCTGCGGCGGATTGACGACGATGGTGCCCGCGGCATGCTCCTGAGTCATCGGTTTGGCGAAGTGCGGATCGACGTTGCGCAAATCGATGCGGGACATTTGGTAGAACGCCGCGCGGTCGGCGGCGACGTCCTCGAACGCGGGCAGGGGAATCGCGTCACGGACGCTGTTCGCCGTCTCGCCGAGGGGCAGCCGCCACACCACGCCGCGAATGTCGCGGCACTGTTCGACGCCGCCGCCGTGTTTGAAGATCGCCGCGATCTCGCGAAACGCCTTCTCGCTCTGGCCGTACGCGATCAGGTCGGCCTCGCCCTCGATCAGAACGCTCGGCTTCACCTCGTCGTTGTGGAAGTCGTAGTGCGCGAGGCGGCGCAGCGTGGACTCCATGCCGAACTGGATGACCGGGCAGTCGGGATACGCCTGCTTGGCGCACCGGGCGTACACGATCGCCGCGTGATCGGGTCGTTTGCCCGGCAGGCGCCCCGCGCTGTAAAAGTCCTGCTTTCGCGGACGCTTGGTCGGCGAATACTTGTTCATCATCGAGTCCAGGACGCCGGCCGTGACGATGAAAAACGCGTTGGGCCGACCGAGCTGCATGAAGTCGATCAGCCGGATGTCGTTGGGCTGCGCAATGAT
This genomic window from Deltaproteobacteria bacterium contains:
- a CDS encoding tetratricopeptide repeat protein — translated: MDRTVIDNIRKYAVKLRKDPEQKVHAPLADGYRRVGLTGDAMDTASRGLELFPSYLLCREVLGRLLMRMGRLADAREQLEKVHAIVKDNTELNRALGKLYLQLEDEEHARPLLESVLAKDPFDFEIRNLLTSESKRRLGDEAAKVYEKAVEEGDQDTIDLFNARPKTRRTIDIDQILAEDVGPVAPVEKRVRATDHMLDGLENVEDSIEAEADKIMATLDEHESRERDDIYSAYRREHRDAYDGKEKDLHSAAVAAQIHMEVSLIEEALHLVRKLRRDEQADAELGDLEKRLGEALEIKETELDRVESVDWVADQ
- a CDS encoding YgiQ family radical SAM protein; protein product: MDRRKLFLPMSRYEMQRLEWDTCDVVLITGDAYIDHPAHDDAMIARLLESEGMRVGIIAQPNDIRLIDFMQLGRPNAFFIVTAGVLDSMMNKYSPTKRPRKQDFYSAGRLPGKRPDHAAIVYARCAKQAYPDCPVIQFGMESTLRRLAHYDFHNDEVKPSVLIEGEADLIAYGQSEKAFREIAAIFKHGGGVEQCRDIRGVVWRLPLGETANSVRDAIPLPAFEDVAADRAAFYQMSRIDLRNVDPHFAKPMTQEHAAGTIVVNPPQIPLSTAELDELFTLPFVRTPHPKYKKQGPIPNFETIKFSLVSHRGCPAGCSFCTHHAYQGRYVTSRSEESILEEARTMTGYHYFRNVISNIGGPVGNAYRLTCSKMTDANGGGESCQRASCTFPDKCEKLNADQGPYLQLLKNVLDLEGVDEAYISSNFRYDLLETEAHGPELEELLLTRFTHGKFKPSPLHVNDAVTRRIRKYQPGTTRRFFERVHKVFEKFEMLDDTEVVPFFMASHPGSTMDDALETSMFMDEFGLKSNYILDFVPAPGTASACMAYTGQDPVDEDHMYRPLSFRERKLQRALMNYYRPENAHFVYEALKEIGRTDLIGDTPGCLLTEVPQDYYAPREGEDEGV